A part of Myxococcus landrumus genomic DNA contains:
- a CDS encoding acetyl-CoA C-acyltransferase, producing the protein MDAYIVDAVRTPRARAKPGKGALSGLHPQELMAQTLKQLPLRTGIDVAEVDDVVVGVVSQIEAQGANLARNAVLAAGWPIGIPGFSLNRFCGSGLQSLSLAAMGVASGAQHLVIAGGVEQMSRYGLNADGGGTDGGNVDLRERFFQVPQGISSDLIATLEGFTRQELDAWGLRSQQHAVLAQKEGRFARSLFPVKNPHTGEVLLAADDSPRADTTAEKLAALAPSFVQLGARVEGPGGETLDALALRAYPRAGAVRHLHTAGTASGIADGAGAVLVASREYLRAHGLKARARVRSVAAVGSDPVLMLTGPALAARKALDAAGLTTRDIDLWEINEAFAAVVLQTARALELDLDRVNVNGGAIALGHPLGATGSILVGTALDELERRGQSLALVTLCTSGGQAVAAVLERH; encoded by the coding sequence ATGGATGCCTACATCGTGGATGCGGTGCGTACCCCGCGGGCCCGGGCCAAGCCTGGGAAGGGGGCCCTCAGTGGGCTCCACCCGCAGGAGTTGATGGCCCAGACGTTGAAGCAGCTTCCGCTGCGCACCGGCATCGACGTGGCGGAGGTGGACGACGTGGTGGTGGGGGTCGTCTCGCAAATCGAGGCCCAGGGCGCGAACCTCGCGCGCAACGCGGTCCTCGCCGCGGGCTGGCCCATTGGCATTCCGGGCTTCAGCCTCAATCGCTTCTGTGGCTCGGGGCTCCAGTCCCTGTCGCTGGCGGCCATGGGCGTGGCGTCCGGCGCACAGCACCTGGTCATCGCGGGCGGTGTCGAGCAGATGAGCCGGTATGGCCTCAATGCCGACGGCGGCGGCACGGATGGCGGCAACGTCGACCTGCGCGAGCGCTTCTTCCAGGTCCCCCAGGGCATCTCCTCGGACCTCATCGCGACGCTGGAGGGCTTCACGCGGCAGGAGCTGGATGCGTGGGGACTGCGCTCGCAGCAGCACGCGGTGCTCGCCCAGAAGGAGGGCCGGTTCGCCCGAAGCCTGTTCCCGGTGAAGAACCCGCACACGGGAGAGGTGTTGCTCGCGGCGGATGATTCTCCGCGAGCCGACACGACGGCGGAGAAGCTGGCCGCCCTCGCGCCGTCCTTCGTGCAACTGGGGGCCCGCGTCGAAGGGCCTGGGGGCGAGACGTTGGATGCGCTGGCGCTGCGGGCCTATCCCCGGGCGGGCGCGGTGCGCCACCTGCACACGGCGGGCACCGCGAGTGGCATCGCGGACGGCGCGGGTGCCGTGCTGGTGGCGTCGCGGGAGTACCTGCGTGCGCATGGTTTGAAGGCGCGTGCTCGCGTGAGGTCCGTGGCGGCGGTGGGCAGTGACCCGGTGCTGATGTTGACCGGGCCGGCGCTGGCCGCGCGCAAGGCACTGGATGCCGCGGGGCTGACGACTCGCGACATCGACCTCTGGGAAATCAACGAAGCGTTCGCGGCCGTGGTGCTACAGACGGCGCGGGCGTTGGAGCTCGACCTGGACCGCGTCAACGTCAACGGAGGGGCCATCGCCCTGGGGCATCCCCTGGGCGCGACGGGGAGCATCCTGGTCGGCACCGCCCTGGATGAGCTCGAGCGGCGGGGCCAGTCGCTCGCGCTGGTGACGTTGTGCACCAGTGGAGGTCAAGCGGTGGCGGCCGTGCTCGAGCGCCACTGA
- a CDS encoding SRPBCC family protein — MAKLIGSAVVVLIAGLIVFIVTRPDSFLISRTRSIQASPEVVHALINNFSKWPQWSPYEKVDPNMERTYEGAAEGVGAGYAWKGNKNIGAGRMTIVDSKPGERITIRLEFIEPFAAVNQAEFVLASSNNTTQVTWSMSGPNTFMGKAMMGFGFMESFVGTQLEKGLEDLDTAAREEALKSTQSAQAERNRVTPALAH; from the coding sequence ATGGCCAAGCTCATTGGTTCCGCTGTCGTCGTGCTCATCGCCGGCTTGATTGTCTTCATCGTCACGCGTCCTGATTCGTTCCTCATCTCCCGCACGAGGTCCATCCAGGCCTCGCCGGAAGTCGTGCACGCGCTCATCAACAACTTCTCGAAGTGGCCCCAGTGGTCGCCGTACGAGAAGGTCGACCCCAACATGGAGCGCACCTATGAAGGCGCCGCGGAAGGCGTGGGCGCGGGCTACGCGTGGAAGGGGAACAAGAACATCGGCGCGGGCCGGATGACCATCGTCGACAGCAAGCCCGGTGAGCGCATCACCATCCGCCTCGAGTTCATCGAGCCCTTCGCCGCCGTCAACCAGGCCGAGTTCGTCCTCGCCTCGAGCAACAACACCACCCAGGTCACCTGGAGCATGTCGGGCCCGAACACCTTCATGGGGAAGGCGATGATGGGCTTCGGCTTCATGGAGTCCTTCGTGGGCACGCAGTTGGAGAAGGGCCTGGAGGACCTGGACACCGCCGCGCGTGAGGAGGCGCTCAAGTCCACCCAGTCGGCGCAGGCCGAGCGCAACCGCGTCACGCCCGCGCTCGCGCACTGA